A genomic stretch from Etheostoma cragini isolate CJK2018 unplaced genomic scaffold, CSU_Ecrag_1.0 ScbMSFa_4659, whole genome shotgun sequence includes:
- the LOC117941224 gene encoding complement C1q-like protein 4 isoform X2 gives MKISGSFTLLLLLGAVSANETSESKPTSPPDLYAALREMTASLVQLKADMAAVQQVAFSASLLAESRGSTLGPLPMPMTLIFKNVQTNIGNAYSSTTGVFTAPVKGAYHFDWTTGAYGDGRHGSGAWLLKNSQKVFMAFEDQKDGFMTTSKGVTLLLEAGDVVSVLLLASGLAFDDYNHHTTFSGHLLFPM, from the exons ATGAAGATCTCTGGGAGTTTTacgctgttgctgctgctcgGCGCCGTCTCCGCAAATGAAACTTCTGAAAGCAAACCGACTTCTCCTCCAGACCTCTACGCTGCTCTGAGAGAGATGACCGCCTCGCTGGTCCAGCTGAAGGCCGACATGGCTGCAG TCCAACAGGTTGCATTCTCAGCCTCTCTGCTGGCTGAAAGCCGAGGATCAACTCTGGGACCCTTACCAATGCCGATGACCCTGATCTTCAAAAACGTCCAAACCAACATCGGAAACGCCTACAGCTCAACCACAG GTGTGTTCACTGCCCCGGTGAAAGGAGCGTACCACTTTGATTGGACGACCGGTGCATATGGAGACGGCCGCCACGGTTCAGGGGCTTGGTTGCTCAAGAACTCACAGAAGGTTTTCATGGCATTTGAGGATCAGAAGGACGGTTTCATGACCACCTCTAAAGGTGTTACACTGCTGCTGGAGGCGGGAGACGTAGTGTCTGTGCTCCTGTTGGCAAGCGGATTGGCGTTTGACGATTATAATCACCACACCACCTTCAGTGGACACCTGCTGTTCCCCATGTGA
- the LOC117941224 gene encoding complement C1q-like protein 4 isoform X1, with translation MKISGSFTLLLLLGAVSANETSESKPTSPPDLYAALREMTASLVQLKADMAAERAQMKAEVDTLKAEVDKLNQHQKVQQVAFSASLLAESRGSTLGPLPMPMTLIFKNVQTNIGNAYSSTTGVFTAPVKGAYHFDWTTGAYGDGRHGSGAWLLKNSQKVFMAFEDQKDGFMTTSKGVTLLLEAGDVVSVLLLASGLAFDDYNHHTTFSGHLLFPM, from the exons ATGAAGATCTCTGGGAGTTTTacgctgttgctgctgctcgGCGCCGTCTCCGCAAATGAAACTTCTGAAAGCAAACCGACTTCTCCTCCAGACCTCTACGCTGCTCTGAGAGAGATGACCGCCTCGCTGGTCCAGCTGAAGGCCGACATGGCTGCAG AACGAGCCCAGATGAAGGCTGAAGTGGACACGCTGAAGGCTGAAGTGGACAAGCTGAATCAACATCAAAAAG TCCAACAGGTTGCATTCTCAGCCTCTCTGCTGGCTGAAAGCCGAGGATCAACTCTGGGACCCTTACCAATGCCGATGACCCTGATCTTCAAAAACGTCCAAACCAACATCGGAAACGCCTACAGCTCAACCACAG GTGTGTTCACTGCCCCGGTGAAAGGAGCGTACCACTTTGATTGGACGACCGGTGCATATGGAGACGGCCGCCACGGTTCAGGGGCTTGGTTGCTCAAGAACTCACAGAAGGTTTTCATGGCATTTGAGGATCAGAAGGACGGTTTCATGACCACCTCTAAAGGTGTTACACTGCTGCTGGAGGCGGGAGACGTAGTGTCTGTGCTCCTGTTGGCAAGCGGATTGGCGTTTGACGATTATAATCACCACACCACCTTCAGTGGACACCTGCTGTTCCCCATGTGA